Below is a window of bacterium DNA.
TGGCACCGCCGCATTCTGGAACGTACCGGTGATCGTGGAGAACATCTACGAGGACCCGCTATGGAAGGATCTGCGAGAAGCCGCGAAGATTGCCGGGGTGTCCGCGTGCTGGTCCGTACCGGTAACCGGGGCGACTGGCGACGAAGTTCTGGGAGCCATGGCGCTCTACAAAGACGAGCCGGCCGCGCCTGGCCCTTTCGACATGGAGCTTCTCGAAATCTCGGCGCGCATGGTCGGGCTGGCAATCGAGCACGATCGAATGCAGGAGCAGCTCCGTGAGGCGACCAAGGCCGAAGCCATCGGTGTACTTGCGGGCGGCATTGCTCACGATTTCAACAACTTGATGTCGGCGGTGATGGGCAATGCAGAACTCGCGGGGATCTCGCTTCCGGCGGATTCGCCTGCCAGACTCAATCTCGAGAGGATCGTATCCACAAGCGAAGCGGCGTCCGACCTGTGCAGGCAGATGTTGGCGTATGCCGGCCGTGGTTCGAGTTCGAAGGAGATTCTCGATTGCGAGCTCCTGGTGAGAGAACTCGGCGATCTGATGAAGGCCGCGCTCTCGAAGAAGGTCTCGATGGTCTTCGAGCTGCACGATTCCCCGCTGGGCGTGTTCGGTGACCAAAGTCATCTTCGCCAGGTGTTCATGAATCTGATGACGAACGCCTCTGACGCGATCGGGAGTAACGGCGGGAGCATCGTCGTCGGAACGAAGCCGGTTTCGTTGGGGCCCGAAGACGTCGAACAGATCTCCTCCTACCCGCGGCTGCCACAAGGCGACTACGTTTGCGTCTCGGTCAGCGACACCGGGGAGGGGATGAGCCAGGATACGAAAGAGAAGATCTTCGACCCGTTCTTCACGACCAAGAGCTCCGGCCACGGCCTGGGCCTGGCCGCGGTGTTGGGGATCGTGAAGTCCCACAAGGGTGCGATTTCAGTGAACAGTGAGCTCGGCGTCGGGACCACGTTCACTGTCTGGCTGCCGTTGGCTTCGTTGGAGGCGGAACGCGATACGGCAGCGTTCGCCTCAGACGTGGCTTCGGAGGGCAAGCGGATTCTCGTCGTGGAGGATGAGAAGGCCGTGCGTCTGGTCATCGTGGCGATGCTCGAGACCGCGGGCTACAGGGTCGTTGAAGTCGAAGATGGCCAGGAAGCCGTGGACCTCTTCCGGAGCGATCCCGGCGGGTTCGATTGCGTCCTGCTCGACCTCAATATGCCGAAGCTGGATGGAGAAGAGGTCTTCGCGCAGCTTCAGGCGATTCGCAGCGACGTTCGTGTCATCTTGAACAGCGGGTTCACGGAAGAGGAACTCCTGACACGATTCCAGGGCTCAGGCCTCGCCGGGGTTCTCCACAAGCCGGCCCCCATGAAGACGTTGCTCGAAAAGGTCGAGGCGGCGCTGCTTCAGAACTAGCCGAAACGGTGTGGGCCTTCATGTCGAGACCGAGTGTGCCGCCTCGACGAGGTTGCGCATCATCCGGATCGCGTCGTCGTGGGGAACACGACCGCAACCGCATGAGGAAGAGACCAGCAGACGTTCGTCCGGGATGATGTCACGCAGGGCGGCAATCTGATCGGCCATCGCTTCGCTGCTCTGGGGCTCTGCCTTGACATCAGCGATGCCTGCAATCACCTCCATTGATTCCGGGATTTCGGACAGCAGGCCGCGCTCGTTCCACTGACCCGTGTAAGAGCATTCCAGATGCACCCGATCGATCTCGCCATCGAGGAGCTGGATCAGCGGGATCAGGTTGCGCAGATGCTGCTCCTGGGTCGCCGGCCGACGCCCCATGTCCCCCAGGCAGAAGTGAACCGTTCGACGGATTCCTGCGACTCGACGGAAGGGATGGACGATCCAGGGGGCGATCT
It encodes the following:
- a CDS encoding response regulator, with the protein product MASISKQPMLLQSVKPRETPRVNSAFTDEYGLNVEDLSSKPLVEWIHPLDRPALQHAIDMGEGELLARHLTKQDDWRLLRWRVQTDDGRVVVLAQSHRAYVTPVEVPEPPSRAKSSLAETLETMVRIVESKVDGCRSSILLVESDGEHVSVGAGPSMPAEYNHAVQGLRIGPTVGSCGTAAFWNVPVIVENIYEDPLWKDLREAAKIAGVSACWSVPVTGATGDEVLGAMALYKDEPAAPGPFDMELLEISARMVGLAIEHDRMQEQLREATKAEAIGVLAGGIAHDFNNLMSAVMGNAELAGISLPADSPARLNLERIVSTSEAASDLCRQMLAYAGRGSSSKEILDCELLVRELGDLMKAALSKKVSMVFELHDSPLGVFGDQSHLRQVFMNLMTNASDAIGSNGGSIVVGTKPVSLGPEDVEQISSYPRLPQGDYVCVSVSDTGEGMSQDTKEKIFDPFFTTKSSGHGLGLAAVLGIVKSHKGAISVNSELGVGTTFTVWLPLASLEAERDTAAFASDVASEGKRILVVEDEKAVRLVIVAMLETAGYRVVEVEDGQEAVDLFRSDPGGFDCVLLDLNMPKLDGEEVFAQLQAIRSDVRVILNSGFTEEELLTRFQGSGLAGVLHKPAPMKTLLEKVEAALLQN